A single window of Nicotiana sylvestris chromosome 3, ASM39365v2, whole genome shotgun sequence DNA harbors:
- the LOC138887062 gene encoding uncharacterized mitochondrial protein AtMg00810-like, giving the protein MGKFILYPWEIFHRFFGKIFPTKRFPGDSFRWECGVETQFSHQFPTNFAAGNPCVSSSDVNSAFLHGGLDEEVYMKLPPRLSVPSTSLCGTLVCKLQKSLYRLRGSGDSLVILAIYVDDIVLIGIDLDEISTLKVFLHAQFKIKDLGLLNYFFGIEVLYTPSGVLLHQRKFIHDLLKEFCSDVSSFVICPLELHEKLKANMGDRVPSPELYRSLIGKLNFLTHTRPDLSFSLLHPCVPLMKAALHLLRYLKGTSDFGLFFNNSSNFSLQVYCDSDLGSCPDSRRSDTGFCIMLGGSLVAIYIAKNTVFHEQTKHIELDCHFPRVYKCVPGNSSTGTKEVGVNSNNTTATADSATPQTNNNQ; this is encoded by the exons ATGGGAAAGTTCATACTTTATCCGTGGGAAATTTTCCACCGCTTCTTTGGGAAGATATTTCCCACCAAACGTTTTCCTGGTGACTCATTTCGGTGGGAATGCGGTGTGGAAACTCAATTTTCCCACCAGTTTCCCACTAATTTTGCCGCAGGAAATCCATGTGTTTCTAGTAGTGATGTAAATAGTGCATTCTTGCATGGTGGTTTGGATGAGGAAGTGTATATGAAACTTCCTCCTAGATTGTCTGTTCCCTCCACTTCCTTATGTGGTACCCTCGTGTGCAAATTGCAAAAATCTCTCTATAGGCTAAG AGGGTCTGGGGATTCTCTTGTTATCTTGGCTATTTATGTAGATGACATAGTTCTTATTGGGATTGATTTAGATGAAATTTCTACCTTGAAAGTCTTCTTGCATGCTCAGTTCAAAATCAAAGACTTAGGCTTGTTgaattatttttttggtattgAGGTTTTGTACACTCCTTCTGGTGTTTTACTCCATCAACGCAAGTTCATTCATGATCTCCTGAAAGAATTTTGTTCTGATGTGTCTTCTTTTGTGATCTGCCCTCTTGAGTTACATGAGAAATTGAAGGCCAATATGGGTGATCGTGTACCCAGTCCTGAGTTGTATAGGAGTTTGATTGGCAAGTTAAATTTCTTAACACATACTAGGCCAGATTTGTCATTTTCTTTGCTGCATCCTTGTGTTCCTCTTATGAAAGCTGCCTTGCACCTCTTGAGGTACTTGAAAGGGACTTCTGATTTTGGGTTATTCTTCAACAACTCCTCTAATTTTTCTCTTCAAGTTTATTGTGACAGTGATTTGGGTTCTTGTCCTGATAGTAGACGGTCAGACACTGGTTTTTGCATTATGCTGGGTGGCAGTTTG GTTGCCATATACATTGCAAAGAATACTGTTTTCCATGAGCAGACCAAGCATATAGAGTTGGATTGTCACTTT ccgagagtgtacaaatgtgtacctggaaacagtaGTAcaggaacaaaagaagtaggagtcaacagcaataataccacagcaacagcagattcagcaacaccgcaaaccaataacaaccagtag